The Ostrea edulis chromosome 1, xbOstEdul1.1, whole genome shotgun sequence genomic sequence tgaaCAACCAGCGGAAACCAATGTTGATAATATTTTCTTCAGCAAAGTCGTCGCGCTAAAGAAAATACTCTACAAAAAACCCTCATAAAACCATCAATACTCAATATTTTGCCATTCTTTAACAGATGAACATGTTCTCTTTTACGATTTTCCATAATCAATATGATCAACAATTATGTAACTAAATGAACATGACATCACAAAATTTGTTAcgttcttttttttaaattatagtcagatatttccatgtaaaaatcCCTGGCTCATTAACATTgataaatataaaacataaatgcaaaatatattttgttcaacagaaatttacatatatacagttAATATAAGTACAGTCCAATTTTCCCTgtaatttcatttcttcattACAGCTTTATCATCTAATGAATGTGCTAGGGTGATGATGTCAAATAGGTAATGAAATTGAAAAGGGAATCGAATATACTTAATCACGTGACTAGATTGGTGGGAGGAAATTTACAATGTGATGACTTGCACTACACTGCAATGTACTTTATATGAGCTATTTTTAGAGTAAGTATTATTTTTGGATTAAGAAAtcttttgatcaggtaaatacaTAAAACCAAATTGGTTAATACTTTCAGGAGATTTTCATCTGCAGAAAACAATTATAAAGATATGTGTTAATCTCATTAGAGTTTTTGaataacaaaattttgaaatatttcaagttCAGTAATCCCGAGTTGCACAGCTCATATAGAGTGTAAAAATGCGAGTTTAAAGACCATATCACAGTATATTGGTTTGTGTTTGGCACTAATGCATCAGACACCTGTAGAGGCACTGTATTTTCTCAACTAGGTGCTTTGAAATTAAAGTATTGGCACCATTTAGTACCCTCCAAATGGCGAATTTCTTAAACCGACTGATTTCAAAGCACCACGTGACTCTTATAATAAACGTAGACGGTGTGGTACTGACCCTGATATTgtgaagaaataaaacaaaatccaCATATTTTCAACCAATGGACATCAAGTCGGCCTGCACCTCTGGATTACGATGTAACTCGTCGATTTCTTCCGGCATAACTCGGCGATGCTCTGATCGGAGGGACCTTCCTGAACGGTTTGATTTGTTGCTCTTTGTAGAGCGGGTCGACTTGGCACTCTTGGAGCTTCGGATAGACTGACGATGAATGAGATTTTGGCTAATCGTACGGTGGAGATTTTTGCTGCCGGCAGCATTTGCATTCGTTAGCCATTGGTGTTTTAGCGACTCTTCTGACGTCATCCTATGTTCGGGATCGACAACAAGAAGTCTATCGATAAATTCTTTAGCATAAGGTGTTACATCCTTCCAATgctgtaaaataaaatgaatcaaAATAACAATGCAAGCGAAATTAAGCTTTCAAAATCAAGATCATGCACTGCAAAATTTGTGTGAGAGTTTTTCTTATCACTGTCAACTTTTTGACAAGTTTCTATCGTTCTTCCTAAcatgtttgcaatttttattcgCATGAATGGAACGGTCCAAGATACCTGATGACGTCACACTGCAGCTTAATCAGATTAGACTAGAGACGGCGTGAAGATGGCGAATTCTCTCGGAAACTTAAGACAACTTTTCGTTCTAGTCGCTGTAGCATGAAAAACGAAAATATGCTTGTACAGAAACTATCTCATTCAGCTATACGTGAAACCAGCATTATATGAGAACCCTATCCGACCAATGCTCTGTACAGTGACAAAACGCAGGGAGCAACCTTTGACTTGCAGGTTGAACATTCAGATTATATTAACATCGTTGGGATTTCATCGTAACAGAAAACAATTTCAGATAAGAGACGAATTATTATCTAACACGGGGGAAAAGAGCATTTAGACACTAGACATAAAATGAGGGTGCTGATACGATAGATACACACACCTGTCCTGTGTATTCTTATTATAGCAAGAGGAtttctttattacaaatgtCAATGGCATTTGTGTTACAAAAGTTATACATCTCTGCCAGGGAAGAGTAACACAGActattttcctttaaaaaatcgcATTACTTTTTTGTTACAACACATAACCGTATTTCATATATGTCATTTCAGGTTTGTTCGCGATTTGGCATACATTGAATGACGAGTTAGGGATGAACGTAGTAACTCGGTTCCACTGTAAGTGGCATATTTACGTTTTCTTGGcagatattttaattacatgggGTGCAAATAAAGTTTAACATAGACTTGTATGCTTCAATGATATATAACCTATTCATTGATTGACACTTTTCACAGTAGTCTTCTGACCAAAGAATAAAATTAAAACCGCCTCCGTATTTATATTCGGCATCGAAACGTTATCCCACGCAGGTGTTAACGAAAACGATTAGGATACGCGGCAAAGAGATTACGGTGGTTACTAAGGGGATATTATAAGACAAGAGATTTTGGAAAGAAGTTGTAACGAACTCGCGATAGCACCAAGAACCGATTCATCCTTCAGCCTAACGATTTCCATATGCGCTAACTCACTGAATCAACACTGGGTGAGGTGTTTTGTCTGAGAACGGGGAATCTCGCTTCCTGTATCTTTTCAAATGTGTATTGTTGTGCAGTAATGAATCAACACTTGTTCAGATTACGTCTAGATGAGATGGATCTGGTGGGGTACGTTTCGCTCTAATAAATGATGACCAATCATATTGAAACTTTCACATCGCTGTATTCATACCATGTGCATTAATGTTTTAGTACTTTTGATTGACTGCGTGTTGTTGAATGTCCACTTCAGGATATTTAATTGATATAGAGCCTATGAAACCATTACGCACTTTATAAAAGTTTGCTGTTTATCTACTTCAATTTGGCATCGTAATAATGTTATCAAACATTCATTTTATCAAGTAAATACGTTAACCAGAACGATATATTCGATTCATTTATCAAACTTTAAACGACACTTATTAGTATGTAGGCTTCTAATCTACTTAATAAAAGCAAATATATATTGGGATATTTCAAGGGTCCTCAAAGGTTTCGCTTCAAGCCGATCAAATTAGGTGGTATGTTTTATTGTAACAGCATTTTAAGTTTACAGGCACTAACCTACATCGGGGACTttaaatcaaaaataattttgaccttattaaaatgaaatatatggaaagagagagaggagaaCTATCAATATTCGGGGGGGAAACCCCAATTCTTATATTCAGATTGTTTGGTAATTATCGCATGTTAGATCAGATGTGACTGCGTTTTCGTGTGCGTGAAAGCGACACCTGTAAAAAAGCTAATTTTTTTTGGAAGTATAACATCTGAGAGATTTGAGAATCTTTACATTATGATTTCCAAGgaattattatattttgataattttttatctCTGGTCTAATTTGAACCTTTGACATCTCAACGCAGTGGCCTGCAAATctaatgtgacgtcacaattaaaaaaaattgcgcAATCTTAATATACAATCAAAATGTACAGTAGACGCAATATAGTAACCCTGCAAACGCGAATTATCACGTTCCAGGGGACTGATCACCCCATACATAAATTATTGAACAtgagttttttttaatacacaCGTGTATTATCACATTATTGTCTTAATTATAGCAATCTTCTATCCAGAACATTTAAAATTACGAGGTCATGAAATATACTTCAAGGAGATTCTCTTCTcttggatttttaaaagtacaccaTATATTCGACTTTAATAATTGAAAATGCCCCCTAACGAGCTAAGTAAAATGTTTGATATGTTGATTGGGCTCGCTGGTGAAAATTATTACACAAACGTTTGTAAACATCACACAACTCTTATGGTCAAAATCGAATGAGTTTCTTTTTCATAAGTGTATATTTTGGTTACATAATTGCATTTATACTACCGTGCTTACTTATATTCTACAAACAGGTCAGATATCCCAGTAGTATAGACCTAATTTGTGATTGTGGTAgtggaaatgaaaaaaaaaacccacttccaatatatattaaatgatGAATTactgtgatatttttttttttctgtttcattTTGCTGATTCAGTATATTTCGAGTATAGGGCATACAGCTGTATTTTCTATATGATAAATTTCGAAATCAACCATATGATACGATTGGGCCTAGTTTCCCCGCTATGGGCCCGAAATACAAACGAATTTTACTTGTCAAATTGTCATAGgatctttgaatattttcaaataatcaaAAGATTAGGAAGTGAAGTATAGAGTTGTACTTTTCTTGATGAAAGGGTTAGCTCGTTATTTTACAAGCTCGAGTGCACTTTGTCATTTGATCACAGAACGGACTGATCTTTTCTGTAGACTATAATTATTTGATAGAAAATTACTGGCTTACTGTGTGGTATCATTCAGAAATACGGTGTATTTATCTCTTTATCACAATTGTCTAGGCTAGAGAAGTAGAGaatttttgtttgaagtttTTATGAATATTTGGTAGGATTTATCCGTATCTTTGCCGCCAATCTAATGGTGTCAGTAGGTGCCCTATTTACTCATCCTTAATAGTGACTCAACTATAAGACGCAGCCGACATTTCGTATGTCTTGGGTTTTTACGAGCAGAAACAATCAAGTCTTGCAACATCTGCATCTTAGTTTCAGAAGGCTAATGGATTAGTTACGAGATATTTGGGTTGAAATTTATGCGTTTCTCTCTTTTTCATGATtagattttaaaactttatctGTGCATGAAAGCGAAAACTGATTATTAGGAGCGTTTTAATTAGAGAAAGAAACATTTTATTATCGAGATTTGATCATTATATTCTTCAATCTTGTCAGTTAGAaagaatatttcaaagaaaataattttcttcGCCAATGTTTTAATCTGTTAgagtttttttaaatttcggATTTGCACGGAAAACTTGACTCGGATTTATATAACTCAAATTATGTGCTATGGCATCGTGTTAGCAACCGAGGTTAGGTGAAGGACGTGTCTGATTTTTCGATTACAATCCTATGTTGATTCCGAAGCACCTGCAAATGGCGAAGGAATACAGACAAGTTAATCTCAAACAGCTCAGGATTAGTACTGAAGCGGCAGCCAGCATCGTTTTAATACGGCGAGTCTTTTGTTCTACTTTATCTTTTTCTGATCAAAAGATTCGCCGgaaactgtatttatttcacgaTCATACATTCTCCACGGCCAGGTCTTCCATCTCTTAAAAGTCAAACGTCTGAAATCGCGTGTTTATCCACAGATAAAAATCTGTAAAAGTGGAGGGGAAAGGAAAATCTCTCATATACAAAGATGACTTTTTTCTGAGAAGAAAGGATGGGTTAGGTTGTTAAAAAGGTAATACTGAAATTGACAAGGTTAGAATTTGTTTTAAGGGCCTTTCTATTTGCGTGAACCATTGATTTCGAGGGGGGAAATCAAAGATTTTGCCAAACTGTCAGATGATAAGAAActatttttacaaaatcaacGCCACTTCGCACtatgctctttttttttttttttttttagccgaGATCATAGAAAACATTTTTGCAATACAATTAGGACGGATTTTATCTATCAATAAAAGATTCAAAGTTTATCGAACAGAGAAGAACGCGGATTAGGAATTATGGGTCAAGAAAGATGGACTACATTCAGGACGGCGGGATAGTATAATGTGCACCTTTTTTTATTACCAAATTCAAGATAAAAATTGAATTCTTATTTAGAGATAAAAACCAAGGGCGTTGTGGTTTTTCTCGTGCATTTCTTTCATGgttcaattttttaattgaagtTGTTGCCAAAAGATattctttcatttcataattttcaatgaaatatttctttatccTTGATACTATtctgatttctttttcaagtaaATTATATTTCTACAGACAGAAAATTGTGAGCTGATGAATTTACCACTATATATTAAGGGTCTGACCTTATGCCTAGAAATATTATACATTGGAGAGTTTtaatcaatatacattgtagtTTAAGGGGAATCCATGCATCATATATTATATGAACGACGTTCCATTACAAATATACCCATCAAGAAACTGCAAAGTAAGCGAATTCTTTCACACACGTGTATGATCCAAAATCATAAGAATGCATGTAGATATTTAAGGTAGAAAAACGCAGAAAACTCTCCCACGGAAGATATTCCACTACATTCATACACACCTCCCCGGCATAGCTATATTTTGCCTTGAGGATGAGTCGATATAATCTTGTTTTGTTCTCGTCGTCAAACGGCATAGTACCACTAAGTAGAATGTACGTTATCACACCGACTGCCCACATGTCCACTTGGCAGGTGTAAGGTTTCCTGGCAATGATTTCGGGTGCAATATATTCGGGTGTGCCACACGTGGTTCTCATAAATTGATCCGCTCCTTTTTTCGTGGCACTGAGACCAAAATCAGTTATCATAATTTTGGAATCATGACCCGGATGATAATAAAGCAAATTTTCAGGTTTCAAATCTCTGTGAGTAATTCCTAATCCATGCAAGTATTTCACACCGTCTAAGACCATTGTGAGTACCCTTGTGGCATCCTTCTCA encodes the following:
- the LOC125682767 gene encoding serine/threonine-protein kinase H1 homolog, coding for MGCMSSKLVPEGPGNQSVVQVYNNERNREYNHRNPHQKHSKDPKDSVGPPTDGQNGQRNNRKVKKYRDKFDPRVTAKYDIKALIGRGNFSKVVRVEHRVSKQPYAIKMLDRVQGREVFESEVAVLRRVKHNYIIQLIEVFETKDKVYMVMELATGGELFDRIIAKGSFSEKDATRVLTMVLDGVKYLHGLGITHRDLKPENLLYYHPGHDSKIMITDFGLSATKKGADQFMRTTCGTPEYIAPEIIARKPYTCQVDMWAVGVITYILLSGTMPFDDENKTRLYRLILKAKYSYAGEHWKDVTPYAKEFIDRLLVVDPEHRMTSEESLKHQWLTNANAAGSKNLHRTISQNLIHRQSIRSSKSAKSTRSTKSNKSNRSGRSLRSEHRRVMPEEIDELHRNPEVQADLMSIG